The following are encoded together in the Montipora foliosa isolate CH-2021 chromosome 12, ASM3666993v2, whole genome shotgun sequence genome:
- the LOC137981031 gene encoding histamine H2 receptor-like — protein sequence MVNVTGKEALSSNELNSNVSEASRENYTCSDRYQVGVYNANFTTATKHSYILAIIINSTTCPCTVLLNILVIIAVTRTRRLQNSTNIVLACLAATDALNGLLLQPSFVIWKAFQLNAIDNQCLVRTIHNWLFALISLVSLLHLTLVTAERLIAIRFSLRYLSIVTSRKILTGVVIIWIFGLLIRVGLDLASGAAMERFFVFVVVSCILFILLTYAILIREIIRHHQAIQTQQQSQEERERFSREKRIFKTMVFVFGALLISFVPMALAVAFRPRTGYSGLYDVLLPWARTFAMLNSFFNPLIYCWRQKEMRNAVFRISVAPSLS from the coding sequence ATGGTAAATGTCACTGGAAAGGAAGCCCTTTCTTCCAATGAACTCAATTCCAATGTTTCAGAAGCATCTCGTGAGAATTACACCTGCTCTGATCGATACCAAGTAGGAGTCTACAACGCCAATTTCACAACTGCCACCAAACATAGTTATATCTTGGCCATAATCATCAACAGCACGACTTGTCCTTGCACAGTTTTACTCAACATCTTGGTGATCATAGCTGTGACAAGAACTCGAAGGCTTCAAAACAGCACTAACATCGTGCTAGCCTGCTTAGCAGCAACAGATGCACTCAATGGTCTTTTGCTACAGCCATCGTTTGTGATTTGGAAAGCGTTTCAACTTAATGCTATCGATAATCAGTGCCTGGTTCGAACAATTCACAACTGGCTTTTTGCCCTTATTTCTCTGGTCTCTTTGCTTCATCTTACCCTCGTAACCGCCGAACGGTTAATTGCTATCAGATTCTCGTTGCGTTATCTCTCAATAGTCACTTCCCGCAAAATTCTGACTGGGGTGGTAATAATTTGGATTTTTGGCTTGCTTATTCGTGTTGGCTTAGATTTGGCATCTGGTGCTGCTATGGAGCgattttttgtatttgttgttgtatcctgtattttatttattctccTAACGTACGCTATTTTAATCCGTGAAATCATCCGACATCATCAAGCTATACAGACGCAGCAACAATCCCAAGAAGAAAGGGAGAGATTTTCCAGAGAAAAGAgaattttcaaaacaatggttttCGTTTTTGGAGCTTTATTGATAAGTTTTGTTCCCATGGCCTTGGCGGTGGCTTTCAGACCAAGGACAGGCTACAGTGGACTATATGACGTTCTATTACCCTGGGCTCGAACGTTTGCCATGCTTAACTCTTTCTTTAATCCACTTATTTATTGTTGGCGACAGAAGGAAATGAGGAATGCTGTGTTCAGGATATCCGTGGCTCCATCTCTAAGCTAA
- the LOC137979114 gene encoding cyclic AMP-dependent transcription factor ATF-3-like, producing the protein MDFPVNSQVGNGLYMESGSVIRTVGNPGSDGTLTMDPNFEIADLPVKLELRYVIESKRAAHGLPDCPKIDPCSKDAKNQQLTPDEEQRRKLRRERNKVAASKCRMKRKEHVNTLRKASEELEAANSQLESEIAYLTAEREQLEMMLDAHVCHMEKTAGRGPA; encoded by the exons ATGGATTTCCCGGTAAATTCGCAG GTTGGTAATGGTCTGTATATGGAATCTGGGTCTGTGATCCGCACGGTGGGTAACCCAGGCTCCGACGGTACCTTGACAATGGACCCTAACTTCGAGATAGCGGATCTTCCAGTGAAGCTTGAACTTCGTTACGTCATCGAATCAAAGCGAGCTGCCCATGGGCTGCCGGACTGTCCAAAGATTGACCCCTGCTCCAAAGATGCCAAGAACCAACAA CTTACCCCGGACGAAGAACAACGACGAAAACTTCGACGAGAACGAAACAAAGTGGCAGCTTCGAAATGTCGAATGAAGAGAAAGGAACACGTCAACACTTTAAGAAAG GCATCGGAGGAGCTTGAGGCCGCCAACAGTCAGTTGGAATCCGAAATCGCGTACCTTACAGCGGAGCGAGAACAACTGGAAATGATGCTTGATGCGCATGTCTGTCACATGGAAAAAACCGCTGGCCGAGGTCCTGCTTGA